GATGGAAGGCGTCCCACACTGCATAGCTTCCAAAGGAGCGATACCGAAAGGTTCGGAAACGGAAGGCATGACAAACACATCACTATTCTTATAAACCTCATATACTTGTTTACCTTTCATAAAGCCCGGGAAGTGGAAACGGTCGGCAATGCCGCGTTCTGCCGCCAGGTTAATCATGGCATTCAACATATCACCCGAACCCGCCATTACGAAACGGATATTACGGGTGCGTTTCAATACAAGTGCGGCAGCTTCCACAAAGTACTCCGGCCCTTTCTGCATGGTGATACGTCCGAGGAAAGTAACCACCTTCTCTTTAGAATGATCGGGACGCGGAATATCCAAAAGCTCCTGTGACAACGGATAAACGGCATTGTGCATGGCAAATACCTTTCTCGGATCCTGGTGATACTCGTTAATAACCGTTCGGCGGGTCAGTTCGGACACGCACATGATACAGTCGGCATGATCCATGCCATTCTTCTCTATCGAATAAACAGTAGGATTTACTTTACCGCGGGAACGGTCGAAATCTGTTGCATGCACATGGATACAAAGCGGTTTGCCGCTTACCATCTTGGCATGTACACCGGCAGGATAAGTCAGCCAGTCGTGTGCATGAATAATGTCAAATTCCTGCTGGCGGGCAACTACTCCGGCTATTATGGAGAAATTGTTGATTTCTTCATGCAAGTTTCCGGGATAACCGCCGGCAAACTCCATACATCCCAAATCATTGACATGCATATAAGAAAAATCGGCATAGATATGATCACGGAAAGAATAATACTCTTCCGGCGACATCTCCAGCAAACGGGATTTCAAGTAGTCATAGTTGACATCACGCCACACGATAGGCACTTGATTCATACCGATGATTTTCAAGAACTTTTCTTCTTCTCCGCAAGGCTTGGGCATACAGAAAATTGTTTCCATATCACCTTGCAAACTCAATCCTTTAGTTATTCCGTAAGAAGCAACTGCAAGACCACCATATATTTTTGGGGGGAATTCCCAACCAAACATTAAAACTTTCATCTTCGTTCCTCCTTTCTTTAATAATATTTAGACAGCAGCTTCAAAACACGCAGGATTTCTGCCGTATTCATCGCAAATGACACAGCGCCACGTCCCCTGAAAGGTGGATTCCCGTCAAACAGTTCGGCTATGGAACCAATACAATGGCTCGTCATCTCATCATCATAACCAATCAACTGGCGTTCGACAAATGACAGTCCGCTCATCTTATAAATCCGAAGATAAGCTTCCAGATAGAATCCCATCAGCCAAGGCCATGCCGTTCCCTGATGATATGCATAGTCACGTTGTACCTGCGGGCCTACATAATTCGGATTATATCCCCCGCTCTTCGGACTCAAAGAACGGATTCCTTTAGGAGTCAGCAATTCTTTAGTCACAATATCAAGCACTTGTTTCTTTTGTGCCCGGTCTAACGGAGAGTAATCAAATGCTGCGGCAAATATCATATTGGGGCGTACACTCCAATCCATCATATTACCATCCACATAGTCGAGCAGATATCCGTATTCGTTACGGAATACATCGACAAATGACTTTCCTGTCACTTCTGCCTGTGCATCAAGCGCATCTGCCAGATATACATCACCACCTTCACGTACCAAATCGGCTATAAAGCGCAATGCATTATACCACAATGCATTAAATTCAACAATATATCCTGTACGAGGAATCACCGGATGTCCGTTCACTGTGGAGTTCATCCATGTAATTGCTTTCTCAGTACCATTTGCATAAAGCAATCCGTTCTCGTGCAGGAAAAGATTGTCATGCTTCCGCTGGCGGATAAATTCCATGATGTCTTTCAAAAGTTGACCGTATTTCTGACGGCATTGCTCGCGGGAAGTCTCCTTGGCATATTGCTGCAAAGCCCAGACCGCCCAAAGCAGGACATCCGGATGCTCCATTTCATAAATCTTGTACCCGACAGGTTCTTCGTTGATAAAGTTACGAATCGCTTTTTCTGCTGTTTTCATCACATCTTCAAACTCGTCAACCTCATCAATAGCGAGTGTCAGACCCGGCAAAGCAATGAACATATCACGTGCACGGCATTTGAACCAGGGATAACCGGCAAGAATATAATGCTCACCTTCCTGTTTGTTATGGAATTGATGGGCAGAATTCTTCAGACAGTGGTAGAAACTGTCACGTGGCGTACGGTCAGCCACTTCCGCCTCAAAGGTTTGTTTCAGTTTACGCGGAGTTGTTTCTGAAATTCCGGCAGAAAATACAATACTCTCTCCTTTCTTGATATCCACCTCGAAATATCCCGGAACGTACAGGTCCTCATTGAAGTCGTACCCGCGTTCCTGCTCTTTCGGATATTCAATGCCGCGATACCAATCGGGATGGAAATGGAATTCGCACTTTTTGTTCAACTGCATATAAAGTTCCGGATAGCCGGGATACATGCAAGTCTTTATACCGTTTTCCACAAGTTGATACTCACGGCTTGCCTGTGCATTTTCGTGGGTATACTCGCGTACGCTTCTGAAAGCGAGGAACGGACGGAAGCGCAAAGTCGTTGCCGAATGCGCGTCAAGTAAAGTATAACGAATCAGGATTCTGTTTTCATGATGTACAAAGATTTTTTCTTTGCGGAGAACTACACCTCCAACACGGTAAGTTGTCGCCGGGATATGCTCACAATCAAACTCACGGATGTACTTGTGCCCATTCGGACTAAAGTTGTTTCCTTGATATTTATGCAACCCCAGGTTAAACTCTGCACCGTGTTGAATTACCGTTTCATCAAGAGAAGATAGCAGCACATGATTTTCATCGTCGAGATTGGGAACCGGAATTACCAACAGTCCGTGATATTTGCGTGTGTTACAATCAACAATCGTTGTACAATGATAAGCTCCTGCCTTGTTCGTCCGGAGAATTTCTCTTTGAAGAGACTCTTCCAGATTCGTCATGAGGGTCTTGTCAAATCGTAAATAACTCATAGTTGTGCATTATTTAAAGGTTAATTATTGGTCATTATATCGCACCTGATATTTATCGCCACATTATATG
This portion of the Bacteroides acidifaciens genome encodes:
- a CDS encoding glycogen debranching enzyme N-terminal domain-containing protein: MSYLRFDKTLMTNLEESLQREILRTNKAGAYHCTTIVDCNTRKYHGLLVIPVPNLDDENHVLLSSLDETVIQHGAEFNLGLHKYQGNNFSPNGHKYIREFDCEHIPATTYRVGGVVLRKEKIFVHHENRILIRYTLLDAHSATTLRFRPFLAFRSVREYTHENAQASREYQLVENGIKTCMYPGYPELYMQLNKKCEFHFHPDWYRGIEYPKEQERGYDFNEDLYVPGYFEVDIKKGESIVFSAGISETTPRKLKQTFEAEVADRTPRDSFYHCLKNSAHQFHNKQEGEHYILAGYPWFKCRARDMFIALPGLTLAIDEVDEFEDVMKTAEKAIRNFINEEPVGYKIYEMEHPDVLLWAVWALQQYAKETSREQCRQKYGQLLKDIMEFIRQRKHDNLFLHENGLLYANGTEKAITWMNSTVNGHPVIPRTGYIVEFNALWYNALRFIADLVREGGDVYLADALDAQAEVTGKSFVDVFRNEYGYLLDYVDGNMMDWSVRPNMIFAAAFDYSPLDRAQKKQVLDIVTKELLTPKGIRSLSPKSGGYNPNYVGPQVQRDYAYHQGTAWPWLMGFYLEAYLRIYKMSGLSFVERQLIGYDDEMTSHCIGSIAELFDGNPPFRGRGAVSFAMNTAEILRVLKLLSKYY
- a CDS encoding glycosyltransferase family 4 protein → MKVLMFGWEFPPKIYGGLAVASYGITKGLSLQGDMETIFCMPKPCGEEEKFLKIIGMNQVPIVWRDVNYDYLKSRLLEMSPEEYYSFRDHIYADFSYMHVNDLGCMEFAGGYPGNLHEEINNFSIIAGVVARQQEFDIIHAHDWLTYPAGVHAKMVSGKPLCIHVHATDFDRSRGKVNPTVYSIEKNGMDHADCIMCVSELTRRTVINEYHQDPRKVFAMHNAVYPLSQELLDIPRPDHSKEKVVTFLGRITMQKGPEYFVEAAALVLKRTRNIRFVMAGSGDMLNAMINLAAERGIADRFHFPGFMKGKQVYEVYKNSDVFVMPSVSEPFGIAPLEAMQCGTPSIISKQSGCGEILDKVIKTDYWDIHAMADAIYSICTNQSLFQYLQEEGKKEVDGITWEKVGLRIRALYEDVLRNYGK